The Akkermansiaceae bacterium genome segment CATCTCCTTGATGGCGGCCATGTCACCGAGCACGAGCGGCTTCTTCCCGCGTCCGCCTTTTTTCTCAAACCATTCCTCGATGAGCCTGTGGGTTTCCGTGGCCTTCGCGTAGATGATGAACTGCTGTTCGGTCAGTGTCGCCAGCACGGCGTCGGTGTCATTCACCCATGGATGGAACGGAGACACCACGAATGCCAGACGGTCCGTGAACATATGCCGGTAACCATCCTCGCCGCGGCCACGCGGTTTCAAGCCGATGACCAGATCCAGCTCCACATCGGACAGGCGATCCAGCAACACGGTGGTGTCCCCCGCCTCGATCACCGGTTCACACCTGGGAAAACAATCGCGGAACTCACGGAGAACACTTGGCACCAGGAACGTGCAGAGGCTGTGTGGCGCACCGATCCGGATGCGGGTCTGCCCCCACTTCCTCAAGCCGTCCAGGTCACGGCTCGCCTGATCGAGTTCGAAGATCACACGCTTGCAGCGCTTCAGCAACAACTCCCCCTCCACGGTCAGCGTCACCCTCTTTCCACTGCGGTCCAGCAGCTTGCACATGAGCTGTTCCTCCAGCGTTCTCAGGGAGTGGCTGACGGCCGACTGCGTCACAAAAAGCCGTCTCGCCGCAAGGGTGAAACTCCCCTCCTCAACCACCGCCACAAAGGCCCTCAACTGTCGCAGATCCGGAACCCAGTCCATAAAAATTCGATGAATCGGACTCATCACGAATCCGGCGGTAAATCAGCAGCGCTTATGCCAAATCCCGGAAATTGGCACTGATTCCGCTTATCCATGGATATGAACTCCGCCACCCGGCACTCCACGCCCCGAGCGACCGCCATCCGGCTGGGATATGTCCCCCTCAGTGACTGCGCCCCCATCGCGGTGGCGAAGGAAACAGGTATCTTCGAACGCAACGGCCTGAACGTCCAGTTATCCCGGGAACTGGGCTGGGCATCGGTCCGCGACAAGATCTTCTACGGGAATCTCGATGCTTCCCAATCCATCGCCGGACTGGCATTCGCACTGGGACTGGGATTCTCCAGCCTGAAATGCGAGGTCGCGGTGCCGATGATCCTCAATCTCCACGGCAATGCCATCACGCTCTCCCGTGATCTCCCTCCGGACATCATCGGCCACGGCGAAGGCCTCCGCTCCTACATCACCCATTCCTGGAAAAAAAA includes the following:
- a CDS encoding LysR family transcriptional regulator, which translates into the protein MDWVPDLRQLRAFVAVVEEGSFTLAARRLFVTQSAVSHSLRTLEEQLMCKLLDRSGKRVTLTVEGELLLKRCKRVIFELDQASRDLDGLRKWGQTRIRIGAPHSLCTFLVPSVLREFRDCFPRCEPVIEAGDTTVLLDRLSDVELDLVIGLKPRGRGEDGYRHMFTDRLAFVVSPFHPWVNDTDAVLATLTEQQFIIYAKATETHRLIEEWFEKKGGRGKKPLVLGDMAAIKEMARLGVGVGIVAPWIAAREIEDGTLRAVEIPEPGIEREWGVFHSSNREPSLVEEAFIGLCEMAFAAMHTNLSK